A stretch of the Mycobacterium sp. ITM-2016-00317 genome encodes the following:
- a CDS encoding TetR/AcrR family transcriptional regulator: MASGQRRGRWSGVPLQDRQALRRDELIAAGVALLGRPEGPHLTVRAVCKAAGLTERYFYESFSDRDEYVAAVYDDVCTAAMAALMKSESMRDAVERFVALMIDDPARGRVLLLAPEAEPVLARSGARWMPNFIDLLQRNLTQISDPTTQAMVATGLIGALTALFTGYLDGRLDVTRERFIDHCAELLLSRSVT, encoded by the coding sequence GTGGCGTCGGGTCAACGACGCGGTAGGTGGTCGGGCGTTCCGCTGCAGGACCGTCAGGCGCTTCGCCGCGACGAACTGATCGCCGCGGGCGTCGCTCTGCTGGGCCGCCCCGAGGGGCCGCACCTGACCGTGCGCGCAGTCTGCAAAGCCGCCGGTCTCACCGAGCGCTACTTCTACGAGAGCTTCTCCGATCGCGACGAGTACGTCGCTGCCGTCTACGACGACGTCTGCACCGCCGCGATGGCCGCACTGATGAAGTCCGAGAGCATGCGCGACGCGGTGGAACGGTTCGTGGCGTTGATGATCGACGACCCGGCCCGCGGCCGAGTGCTGCTGTTGGCCCCCGAAGCCGAACCGGTACTGGCCCGGTCGGGGGCGCGGTGGATGCCCAACTTCATCGACCTGCTGCAGCGCAACCTCACCCAGATCAGTGATCCGACCACCCAGGCGATGGTCGCGACGGGCCTGATCGGGGCACTCACGGCGTTGTTCACCGGCTACCTGGACGGCCGACTGGATGTGACCCGGGAGCGGTTCATCGATCACTGCGCTGAGCTACTGCTCAGCAGATCCGTTACCTAA
- a CDS encoding acyl-ACP desaturase yields the protein MSQDLTDLQLLKELEPVVEPLVNRHMRMKKDWNPHDFIPWSDGKNYYALGGQDWDIEQSKLSEVARVAMLTNLLTEDNLPSYHREIAMNFSMDGPWGFWVNRWTAEENRHGIALRDYLVVTRNVDPVELEMLRIEQMTRGFSPGQNQQGGMELFAESLFDSVIYVTFQELATRVSHRNTGKACDDPIADQLLQRVSADENLHMIFYRDVSEAGFEIAPDQAMKSLHKVLRNFKMPGYTIPDFRRRAVTIASGGVYDPKIHLEDIVMPVLKKWRIFEREDFNGESARMRDDLGLLVEELQATVDKFEVAKQRREARLAQMAEKKAAKAQLVGSSAS from the coding sequence GTGTCGCAAGACCTGACCGACCTGCAACTGCTCAAAGAGCTCGAGCCCGTAGTCGAGCCTCTGGTCAACCGCCACATGCGGATGAAGAAGGACTGGAACCCGCACGACTTCATCCCGTGGTCCGACGGCAAGAACTACTACGCCCTCGGCGGCCAGGACTGGGACATCGAGCAGTCGAAGCTGTCCGAGGTCGCCCGGGTCGCGATGTTGACCAACCTGCTCACCGAGGACAACCTGCCCTCGTATCACCGCGAGATCGCGATGAACTTCAGCATGGACGGCCCGTGGGGTTTCTGGGTCAACCGCTGGACCGCGGAGGAGAACCGGCACGGCATCGCGCTGCGCGACTACCTCGTGGTCACCCGCAACGTCGACCCCGTCGAGCTGGAGATGCTGCGCATCGAGCAGATGACCCGCGGCTTCAGCCCGGGCCAGAACCAGCAGGGCGGGATGGAACTGTTCGCCGAGAGCCTGTTCGACTCGGTGATCTACGTGACGTTCCAGGAGCTCGCGACCCGCGTCTCGCACCGCAACACCGGTAAGGCGTGCGACGACCCGATCGCCGACCAGCTGCTGCAGCGCGTCTCGGCCGACGAGAACCTGCACATGATCTTCTACCGCGACGTGTCGGAGGCCGGCTTCGAGATCGCCCCAGACCAGGCGATGAAGTCCCTGCACAAGGTGCTGCGCAACTTCAAGATGCCCGGGTACACCATCCCCGACTTCCGGCGTCGCGCGGTGACCATCGCCTCCGGCGGTGTGTACGACCCGAAGATCCACCTCGAAGACATCGTGATGCCGGTGCTGAAGAAGTGGCGCATCTTCGAGCGCGAGGACTTCAACGGCGAGAGCGCGCGCATGCGCGACGACCTCGGCCTGCTGGTCGAGGAGCTGCAGGCGACCGTCGACAAGTTCGAGGTCGCCAAGCAGCGTCGCGAGGCGCGGCTGGCGCAAATGGCCGAGAAGAAGGCGGCCAAGGCACAGCTGGTGGGATCATCAGCGTCGTAA
- the dusB gene encoding tRNA dihydrouridine synthase DusB, protein MAGVTNVAFRTLCRELEISRAGTVSGLYVCEMVTARALVERHPVTMHMTTFAPEESPRSLQLYTVDPVNTYAAAKMIVDENLADHIDMNFGCPVPKVTRRGGGAALPYKRRLFGQIVAAAVRATEGTDIPVTVKFRIGIDDAHHTHLDAGRIAAEEGAAAVALHARTAAQRYSGSADWDQIAALKAHVTSVPVLGNGDIFDARDALAMMVATGCDGVVIGRGCLGRPWLFAELSAAFNGTTPATPPTLGEVAQIIRRHGELLSAHFGEDKAMRDIRKHVAWYLHGFPAGADLRRSLALVKTTSELDELLDQLDPDVPFPPAANGPRGRQGSAASVTLPEGWLDDPDDCTVPAGADVMHSGG, encoded by the coding sequence ATGGCCGGCGTGACCAACGTCGCGTTCCGGACGCTGTGCCGTGAACTGGAGATCAGCCGCGCGGGCACCGTCAGCGGGCTCTACGTGTGCGAGATGGTCACCGCGCGCGCGTTGGTGGAACGCCACCCGGTCACCATGCACATGACCACGTTCGCGCCGGAGGAATCGCCGCGCTCGCTGCAGCTCTACACCGTCGACCCGGTAAACACCTATGCCGCGGCCAAGATGATCGTCGACGAGAACCTCGCCGACCACATCGACATGAACTTCGGCTGCCCGGTGCCCAAGGTGACCCGCCGTGGCGGCGGCGCCGCGCTGCCCTACAAGCGCCGGCTGTTCGGCCAGATCGTGGCGGCCGCCGTCCGCGCCACCGAAGGCACCGACATACCGGTGACGGTCAAGTTCCGGATCGGGATCGACGACGCCCACCACACGCATCTGGACGCGGGACGCATCGCCGCCGAGGAAGGCGCCGCGGCGGTCGCGCTGCACGCCCGCACCGCCGCCCAGCGCTACTCCGGCAGCGCCGACTGGGACCAGATCGCCGCGCTGAAGGCCCATGTCACCAGCGTTCCGGTGCTCGGCAACGGCGATATCTTCGACGCTCGTGACGCGCTGGCCATGATGGTCGCGACAGGCTGCGACGGGGTCGTGATCGGCCGCGGCTGCCTGGGGAGGCCGTGGCTGTTCGCCGAGTTGTCCGCCGCGTTCAACGGCACCACCCCGGCCACCCCGCCCACCCTCGGGGAGGTCGCGCAGATCATCCGCCGGCACGGCGAGCTGCTGTCCGCCCACTTCGGAGAGGACAAGGCGATGCGGGACATCCGCAAGCACGTCGCGTGGTACCTGCACGGATTCCCCGCGGGCGCGGATCTGCGCAGGTCGCTGGCATTGGTCAAGACGACCTCCGAGCTCGACGAGCTGCTCGATCAGCTCGACCCCGACGTGCCGTTCCCGCCGGCGGCGAACGGTCCGCGGGGTCGGCAGGGCTCGGCCGCATCGGTGACCCTGCCCGAAGGTTGGCTCGACGATCCGGACGACTGCACGGTGCCCGCGGGCGCAGACGTCATGCACTCGGGAGGCTGA
- a CDS encoding LCP family protein codes for MSDGDMEDAAATPGRARTGDDGSGDRSDSDWLTRSRRPKPGAAPWERAADAPPDADSQDTESAPITVADLIAKIHGDAPSVPIPRRRRARPEPDDEAEPAETPHPAPGPEAELYPDTADLDTTVLPAVDLSRAELPDLAAFPAPAHTSPKPRMRPSHRVAVAGRVAAALVAVLALVLTGGAWQWQSAKNNLLNRVSALDPDSRDILDANAQFGDENFLIVGTDSRIGANSEMGAGSTDDAAGARSDTVMLVNIPANRKRVVAVSFPRDLEIDPMQCEPWNPETREYGTIYDEESPMYGMEKVYTEYKLNSAFAVGGPKCLVKVIQKLSGLHVNRFMAVDFAGFSKMVDALGGVEVCSTTPIEDYELGTVLATAGRQTVDGHTALNYVRARQVTTETNGDYGRIKRQQLFLSSLLRSLISKETFFSLSKLNNVVNMFIGDSYVDNVDTKDLVDLGQSVQGVNAGRITFVTVPTVGYADEWGNEIPRTDDMRALFDAIINDDPLPEERNADNTPVSGPEALANSTATQPGQSDDSQVVDAIATDPESVTVQVSNSTGSAGLGASTSTALEAHGFNVETPDDYPGPLSRTTVFFSPGNEEAAATVASAFGDAAIERATGLGDVVQVVLGTDFDAVNAPSPSGSPVQVRVIRGTKSPATALPEDLTVTNAADTSCD; via the coding sequence ATGAGCGACGGCGACATGGAAGATGCCGCTGCCACTCCGGGCCGCGCACGTACCGGCGACGACGGATCGGGCGACCGGTCCGACAGTGACTGGCTTACCCGATCGCGGCGCCCGAAGCCAGGCGCCGCGCCGTGGGAGCGCGCAGCAGACGCTCCCCCCGACGCCGACTCCCAGGACACGGAGTCCGCGCCGATCACCGTCGCCGACCTGATCGCCAAGATCCACGGCGACGCCCCGTCCGTCCCGATCCCCCGGCGGCGCCGCGCCCGGCCCGAACCCGACGACGAAGCAGAGCCCGCCGAGACGCCGCACCCCGCGCCCGGACCCGAGGCCGAGCTCTACCCCGACACCGCCGACCTGGACACCACGGTCCTTCCGGCCGTCGACCTGAGCCGCGCCGAACTGCCGGATCTGGCCGCCTTCCCCGCCCCCGCGCACACGTCCCCGAAGCCCCGGATGCGTCCGTCCCACCGGGTCGCTGTCGCCGGCCGGGTCGCCGCAGCGCTGGTCGCGGTCCTCGCCCTGGTGCTGACCGGTGGTGCGTGGCAGTGGCAGTCCGCCAAGAACAACCTGCTCAACAGGGTCTCGGCGCTGGACCCGGATTCCCGCGACATCCTCGACGCCAACGCGCAGTTCGGCGACGAGAACTTCCTGATCGTCGGCACCGACAGCCGCATCGGCGCGAACAGCGAGATGGGTGCGGGATCCACCGACGACGCCGCAGGCGCGCGGTCGGACACCGTGATGCTGGTCAACATCCCGGCCAACCGCAAACGCGTGGTCGCTGTGTCGTTCCCCCGCGACCTCGAGATCGACCCGATGCAGTGCGAGCCGTGGAATCCCGAGACCCGCGAGTACGGCACGATCTACGACGAAGAATCGCCGATGTACGGCATGGAGAAGGTCTACACCGAGTACAAGCTGAACTCGGCGTTCGCCGTGGGTGGGCCGAAGTGCCTGGTCAAGGTCATCCAGAAGCTGTCCGGCCTGCACGTGAACCGGTTCATGGCCGTCGACTTCGCCGGCTTCTCCAAGATGGTCGACGCACTCGGCGGTGTGGAGGTGTGCAGCACCACCCCGATCGAGGACTACGAACTGGGCACCGTGCTGGCCACCGCCGGCCGCCAGACGGTCGACGGCCACACCGCGCTGAACTACGTGCGTGCCCGCCAGGTGACCACCGAGACGAACGGCGACTACGGGCGCATCAAGCGGCAGCAGCTGTTCCTGTCGTCGCTGCTGCGTTCGCTGATCTCCAAGGAGACCTTCTTCTCGCTGTCGAAGCTGAACAACGTGGTCAACATGTTCATCGGCGACAGCTACGTCGACAACGTCGACACCAAGGACCTCGTCGACCTGGGCCAGTCCGTGCAGGGCGTGAACGCCGGGCGCATCACGTTCGTCACGGTGCCGACGGTCGGCTACGCCGACGAGTGGGGCAACGAGATCCCGCGCACCGACGACATGCGGGCGCTGTTCGACGCGATCATCAACGACGATCCGCTGCCCGAGGAACGCAACGCCGACAACACCCCGGTGTCCGGCCCCGAGGCGCTGGCGAATTCGACAGCGACGCAGCCCGGTCAGTCCGACGACAGCCAGGTCGTCGACGCCATCGCCACCGACCCCGAGAGCGTCACCGTGCAGGTGTCGAACTCGACCGGCTCGGCGGGGCTGGGGGCCAGCACGTCCACCGCACTGGAGGCCCACGGCTTCAACGTGGAGACGCCCGACGACTACCCGGGGCCGCTGTCGCGCACCACCGTGTTCTTCTCCCCCGGCAACGAGGAGGCCGCCGCCACCGTCGCCTCGGCGTTCGGCGACGCCGCCATCGAGCGCGCCACCGGGCTGGGCGACGTCGTGCAGGTGGTCCTGGGCACCGACTTCGACGCGGTCAACGCGCCGTCCCCCAGCGGATCGCCGGTGCAGGTGCGCGTCATCCGCGGCACCAAGTCCCCGGCCACCGCGCTGCCGGAGGATCTCACCGTGACCAACGCCGCCGATACCAGCTGCGACTAG
- the phoU gene encoding phosphate signaling complex protein PhoU has product MRTAYHEQLEALSNRLGDMCELAGAAMERATQALLQADLALAEQVITDHEQIAALSVRAEEEAFVILALQAPVAGDLRAIVSSIQIVADVDRMGALALHVAKIARRRHPQHALPEEVNGYFAEMGRVAVELGHSAQEVLRTRDPEKAARIREEDDAMDDLHRHLFTVLMDREWKHGVAAAVDVTLLGRFYERFADHAVEVARRVIFQVTGRTGDDEELPASR; this is encoded by the coding sequence ATGCGTACCGCCTACCACGAGCAGTTGGAGGCCCTGTCGAACAGGCTCGGCGACATGTGCGAGCTTGCCGGGGCCGCGATGGAGCGAGCCACCCAGGCCCTACTCCAGGCTGACCTGGCGTTGGCCGAGCAGGTGATCACCGACCACGAACAGATCGCCGCCCTCAGCGTCCGCGCCGAGGAGGAAGCCTTCGTCATCCTGGCGCTGCAGGCCCCCGTGGCGGGAGACCTGCGCGCGATCGTGAGCTCCATCCAGATCGTCGCCGACGTCGACCGGATGGGCGCACTGGCGCTGCACGTCGCCAAGATCGCCCGCCGCCGCCACCCCCAGCACGCGCTTCCCGAAGAGGTCAACGGCTACTTCGCCGAGATGGGCCGGGTCGCCGTCGAGCTCGGCCACAGCGCCCAGGAGGTGCTGCGCACCCGGGACCCGGAGAAGGCCGCCCGGATCCGCGAAGAGGACGACGCGATGGACGACCTGCACCGTCATCTGTTCACGGTGCTGATGGATCGCGAGTGGAAGCACGGGGTGGCCGCCGCCGTCGACGTGACCCTGCTCGGGCGCTTCTACGAGCGCTTCGCCGACCACGCCGTGGAGGTGGCCCGGCGGGTGATCTTCCAGGTCACCGGGCGCACCGGCGACGACGAGGAACTGCCCGCCTCGCGCTGA
- the pstB gene encoding phosphate ABC transporter ATP-binding protein PstB — translation MAKRLDLKDVNIYYGAFHAVAGVSLSVEPRSVTAFIGPSGCGKSTVLRTLNRMHEVIPGARVEGSVLLDGEDIYGAGVDPVGVRKTIGMVFQRPNPFPTMSIRDNVVAGLKLQGVRNKKALDEVAERSLKGANLWNEVKDRLDKPGGGLSGGQQQRLCIARAIAVQPDVLLMDEPCSALDPISTLAIEDLISELKQDFTIVIVTHNMQQAARVSDQTAFFNLEATGKPGKLIEIDDTEKIFSNPTKKATEDYISGRFG, via the coding sequence ATGGCCAAACGTCTCGACCTCAAGGACGTCAACATCTACTACGGCGCGTTCCACGCGGTGGCGGGTGTCTCGCTGTCAGTGGAGCCGCGCAGCGTCACCGCGTTCATCGGTCCCTCGGGCTGCGGGAAGTCGACGGTGCTGCGCACGCTCAACCGCATGCACGAGGTCATTCCCGGTGCCCGGGTCGAAGGTTCGGTGCTGCTCGACGGTGAGGACATCTACGGCGCCGGCGTCGACCCGGTCGGCGTGCGCAAGACCATCGGCATGGTGTTCCAGCGGCCGAATCCTTTCCCCACCATGTCGATTCGCGACAACGTGGTGGCCGGGCTGAAGCTGCAGGGCGTCCGGAACAAGAAGGCGCTCGACGAGGTCGCCGAGCGTTCCCTCAAGGGCGCCAACCTGTGGAACGAGGTCAAGGACCGGCTGGACAAGCCCGGCGGCGGGTTGTCGGGTGGTCAGCAGCAGCGGCTGTGCATCGCCCGGGCCATCGCGGTGCAGCCCGACGTGCTGCTGATGGACGAACCGTGCTCGGCGCTCGACCCGATCTCGACGCTGGCGATCGAGGACCTGATCTCCGAGCTCAAGCAGGACTTCACGATCGTGATCGTCACGCACAACATGCAGCAGGCGGCGCGGGTCAGCGACCAGACGGCGTTCTTCAACCTCGAGGCCACCGGCAAGCCGGGCAAGCTGATCGAGATCGACGACACCGAGAAGATCTTCTCGAACCCCACCAAGAAGGCCACCGAGGACTACATCTCGGGGCGCTTCGGCTGA
- the pstA gene encoding phosphate ABC transporter permease PstA: MTSATLDQPVKAPTFQGVSTRRKLTDHFATVLVTASVVVALVPLVWVLYTVVAKGIGAVTSSTWWLYSQSGMTAFAAGGGAYHAIVGSLLQAAVCAVISIPVGVFVGIYLVEYAGGSRMGKVTTFMVDILTGVPSIVAALFIYALWVATFGFERSGFAVSLALVLLMIPVIVRSTEEMLRIVPMDLREASYALGVPKWKTIAKIVVPTALSGIVTGILLSLARVMGETAPLLILVGYSQAINFDMFSGFMGSLPGMMFDQTSAGAGANPVPTDRLWGAALTLVVLIAALNIGARFLAKFFAPKKV; encoded by the coding sequence ATGACCTCCGCAACGCTGGACCAGCCGGTCAAAGCGCCGACGTTTCAGGGCGTCAGCACGCGTCGCAAGCTGACCGACCACTTCGCGACCGTCCTGGTCACCGCCTCGGTGGTGGTGGCGCTCGTGCCGCTGGTGTGGGTGCTCTACACCGTGGTCGCCAAGGGGATCGGCGCGGTCACGTCGAGCACCTGGTGGCTGTACTCGCAGTCGGGCATGACGGCGTTCGCCGCGGGTGGCGGCGCCTACCACGCCATCGTCGGTTCGCTGCTGCAGGCCGCCGTCTGCGCGGTGATCTCGATCCCGGTCGGGGTGTTCGTCGGCATCTATCTGGTCGAGTACGCCGGCGGGAGCCGGATGGGCAAGGTGACGACCTTCATGGTCGACATCCTCACCGGTGTGCCGTCCATCGTGGCCGCGCTGTTCATCTACGCGCTGTGGGTGGCGACGTTCGGGTTCGAGCGGTCCGGCTTCGCCGTGTCGCTGGCGCTGGTGCTGCTGATGATCCCGGTGATCGTGCGCTCCACCGAGGAGATGCTGCGGATCGTGCCGATGGACCTGCGCGAGGCCAGCTACGCGCTCGGCGTCCCGAAGTGGAAGACGATCGCCAAGATCGTCGTGCCGACCGCACTGTCGGGCATCGTGACCGGAATCCTGTTGTCGCTGGCGCGGGTGATGGGCGAGACGGCGCCGCTGCTGATCCTGGTGGGCTATTCGCAGGCCATCAACTTCGACATGTTCAGCGGTTTCATGGGCTCGCTGCCCGGCATGATGTTCGACCAGACCTCCGCGGGCGCCGGCGCGAACCCGGTGCCGACCGACCGGCTGTGGGGTGCGGCGCTCACCCTCGTCGTGCTCATCGCCGCGCTGAACATCGGCGCCCGCTTCCTCGCAAAATTCTTCGCCCCTAAAAAGGTTTGA
- the pstC gene encoding phosphate ABC transporter permease subunit PstC has protein sequence MTYKRDGLALTTPNPSDAGSGEALAAPFPEPTPISTDPSRNAKERVGDRIFRTLAEGSGVLIVAIIAAIGIFLLWRAVPALARNEENFFLFGGNWVTTDTSSMQFGILDLLQVTVFVSVFALLLAMPVALGIAIYQTNYAPKRIAGPLAYMVDLLAAVPSIIYGVWGLYVLAPVIKPFAVWLNENLGWFFLFATGTASVAGGGTIFTAGIVLAVMILPIITAVTREVFVQTPRGQIEAALALGATRWEVVRTTVLPFGMSGYISGAMLGLGRALGETIALLIILRGTQQAFGWSLFDGGYTFASKIASAASEFNDQYKAGAYIAAGLVLFILTFVVNSLARAAVSGKDRSAS, from the coding sequence ATGACCTACAAGCGCGATGGGCTCGCATTGACAACGCCGAATCCGTCGGACGCGGGGTCGGGGGAGGCCTTGGCCGCCCCCTTCCCCGAGCCGACCCCGATATCGACCGATCCGTCCAGGAACGCCAAAGAGCGTGTCGGGGACCGTATCTTCCGCACCCTGGCCGAGGGGTCGGGCGTCCTGATCGTCGCCATCATCGCCGCGATCGGCATCTTCCTGCTGTGGCGTGCGGTGCCTGCGCTGGCCCGCAACGAGGAGAACTTCTTCCTCTTCGGCGGCAACTGGGTGACCACCGACACCTCGTCGATGCAGTTCGGCATTCTGGATCTGCTGCAGGTCACGGTGTTCGTGTCCGTCTTCGCGTTGCTGCTGGCGATGCCGGTCGCGCTGGGCATCGCGATCTACCAGACCAATTACGCGCCGAAGCGGATCGCGGGCCCGCTGGCCTACATGGTGGATCTGCTGGCCGCGGTGCCGTCGATCATCTACGGCGTGTGGGGCCTGTACGTGTTGGCCCCGGTGATCAAACCGTTCGCGGTCTGGCTCAACGAGAACCTGGGCTGGTTCTTCCTGTTCGCCACAGGCACCGCGTCCGTGGCCGGCGGCGGCACGATCTTCACCGCGGGCATCGTGCTGGCCGTGATGATCCTGCCGATCATCACCGCGGTGACCCGCGAGGTGTTCGTCCAGACGCCGCGGGGGCAGATCGAGGCCGCGCTGGCGCTGGGCGCCACCCGCTGGGAGGTGGTGCGCACCACGGTGCTGCCGTTCGGCATGTCGGGCTACATCAGCGGCGCAATGCTGGGCCTCGGCCGTGCGCTGGGCGAGACGATCGCGCTGTTGATCATCCTGCGCGGCACCCAGCAGGCGTTCGGCTGGTCGCTGTTCGACGGCGGATACACCTTCGCGAGCAAGATCGCTTCCGCCGCTTCGGAGTTCAACGACCAGTACAAGGCCGGGGCCTACATCGCCGCGGGCCTGGTGCTGTTCATCCTGACCTTCGTGGTCAACTCGCTGGCCCGCGCCGCGGTCTCCGGAAAGGACAGGTCCGCCTCATGA
- the pstS gene encoding phosphate ABC transporter substrate-binding protein PstS, which produces MKLNMFGRTFGTTVSVAAITALTLAGCGSDNNVPAGSSNTGAAPASAADCSGKNSVTAEGSTAQQNAIALFNQVWSQKCQGKNLSYNPTGSGAGREQFVAGNVDFAGSDSAIKEEQAAQAAQRCGGNPAWNLPLVFGPIAMAYNLEGVEGLVLDGDTLAKIFQGQITTWNDPAIAALNDGKTLPDSKVTPIFRSDSSGTTDNFQKYLEAASGGAWTKGDGSEFQGGAGEGAQKSAGVAQAVQSTPGAIGYVEKGFADQAGIPYAQIDNGSGPVALTDESAGKAIDAAQFAAEGNDLALDLGSLYGTQESGAYPLVLATYEIVCSNGYDAETADAVKSFLTVAANDGQADLSAAGYVPLPEKFKERLLTSIEAIGSSA; this is translated from the coding sequence GTGAAGCTGAACATGTTCGGCAGGACGTTTGGTACGACCGTCTCGGTCGCAGCAATCACCGCGTTGACGCTCGCCGGCTGTGGCAGTGACAACAACGTGCCTGCGGGATCCTCCAACACCGGTGCCGCCCCTGCCTCCGCCGCCGACTGCTCCGGCAAGAACTCGGTGACCGCCGAGGGGTCGACCGCCCAGCAGAACGCGATCGCGCTGTTCAACCAGGTGTGGTCTCAGAAGTGTCAGGGCAAGAACCTGTCCTACAACCCGACCGGTTCCGGCGCGGGCCGCGAGCAGTTCGTCGCAGGCAACGTCGACTTCGCCGGCTCGGACTCCGCGATCAAGGAGGAGCAGGCCGCCCAAGCCGCGCAGCGGTGCGGCGGCAACCCGGCGTGGAACCTGCCGCTGGTGTTCGGCCCGATCGCGATGGCCTACAACCTCGAGGGTGTCGAGGGTTTGGTGCTCGACGGCGACACACTGGCCAAGATCTTCCAGGGCCAGATCACCACCTGGAACGACCCGGCGATCGCCGCGCTCAACGACGGAAAGACCTTGCCGGACAGCAAGGTCACGCCGATCTTCCGCTCCGACTCGTCCGGCACCACCGACAACTTCCAGAAGTACCTGGAAGCCGCTTCGGGCGGCGCGTGGACCAAGGGTGACGGCAGCGAGTTCCAGGGCGGCGCCGGTGAGGGCGCCCAGAAGTCGGCCGGTGTCGCGCAGGCGGTGCAGTCCACCCCCGGCGCCATCGGTTACGTCGAGAAGGGCTTCGCCGATCAGGCCGGCATCCCCTACGCCCAGATCGACAACGGCAGCGGACCGGTCGCGCTGACCGACGAGTCCGCGGGCAAGGCGATCGACGCCGCCCAGTTCGCCGCCGAGGGCAACGATCTCGCGCTGGATCTGGGCTCGCTGTACGGCACCCAGGAGTCCGGCGCGTACCCGCTGGTGCTGGCCACCTACGAGATCGTGTGCTCCAACGGGTACGACGCCGAGACCGCCGACGCGGTGAAGTCGTTCCTCACCGTCGCGGCCAACGACGGCCAGGCGGATCTGTCGGCGGCCGGCTATGTGCCGCTCCCGGAGAAGTTCAAAGAGCGCCTGCTGACCTCGATCGAGGCCATCGGGTCGAGCGCCTAG
- the mshD gene encoding mycothiol synthase, with protein MTAQPSVGWQDTLSEADQQHIRELIADAAAHDSIAPVGDQVLRELGGQRTRHLVAVADGRLRGYLNLTPPGEDAPPMGELVVHPDARRRGIGSQMIRAALEAGGPDTRLWAHGNLAPAQATARALDLEPVRELLQMRRSLRDLPPVPSAPGVRVTTYSGPQDDAEVLRVNNAAFSWHPEQGGWTADDIAARRAEPWFDPAGFFLAFDETDRRLLGFHWTKTHSATLGEVYVVGVDPSAQGRGLGGLLTLIGVHHLAERLLRTGGSAEVMLYVEADNTAAVKTYRRLGFEVANTDVAYAQAAPADL; from the coding sequence GTGACCGCGCAGCCCTCGGTCGGGTGGCAGGACACCCTGTCCGAAGCCGACCAGCAACACATCCGCGAGTTGATCGCCGACGCCGCCGCGCACGACTCGATCGCGCCTGTCGGTGATCAGGTGCTGCGCGAACTGGGTGGGCAGCGCACCCGGCACCTGGTGGCCGTCGCCGACGGCCGGCTCCGCGGCTATCTGAACCTCACACCGCCCGGGGAGGACGCCCCGCCGATGGGTGAACTCGTGGTCCACCCGGACGCCCGGCGTCGCGGCATCGGCTCGCAGATGATCCGCGCTGCGCTGGAGGCGGGCGGACCCGACACCAGGCTGTGGGCGCACGGCAATCTCGCGCCGGCACAGGCCACTGCGCGCGCCCTGGACCTGGAACCGGTCCGGGAGTTGCTGCAGATGCGGCGGTCGCTGCGGGACCTGCCGCCGGTGCCGTCGGCCCCGGGGGTGCGCGTGACCACGTACTCCGGACCACAGGACGACGCCGAGGTGCTGCGGGTCAACAACGCCGCGTTCTCCTGGCACCCCGAACAGGGCGGCTGGACCGCCGACGACATCGCCGCCCGCCGCGCCGAACCGTGGTTCGACCCGGCCGGCTTCTTCCTGGCGTTCGACGAGACCGACCGGCGGTTGCTCGGATTCCATTGGACCAAGACGCATTCCGCGACCTTGGGCGAGGTGTACGTGGTCGGTGTCGACCCGTCCGCGCAGGGCCGGGGACTCGGCGGACTACTGACGTTGATCGGTGTGCACCATCTGGCCGAACGGTTGCTGCGCACCGGCGGATCCGCCGAGGTGATGCTGTACGTCGAGGCCGACAACACCGCCGCGGTGAAGACCTACCGTCGACTGGGTTTCGAGGTGGCCAACACCGACGTGGCCTACGCACAGGCCGCACCCGCCGACCTGTGA